In the genome of Parus major isolate Abel chromosome 2, Parus_major1.1, whole genome shotgun sequence, one region contains:
- the C2H18orf63 gene encoding uncharacterized protein C18orf63 homolog isoform X1: MNSTRHQSLFFVSLPELQKLCAATVTLSSQIPESEARSTQIKTCRQLLFLYQEVLSAPVMGTLNQISVVMAIPFYESGICQAYVERHRATLEAPQTVTPALLQTCLSYTLTARLAPRWNKAGHLLVQGKDFLCHSGRQNAVVIDLNVSERQLCISVEPCSIRLPPPKLGDFDISSNTIKLFDSNENTVIQQHSILSNWCYVLPSMKMGQIINISHIIPPESPFRSYKDFQMHWKSLYGYILPEDLEETKIYLSVYFKPIGERFFTYPLSCIRSQPVQYFPRTDAESVVNSFLSDMKSNFSQLCGFPVKMTSKALYATKELSRPSVHEIKPKHTKLDGEMVCVVSLTQAPPRKPTLPGIPSPCSTENSHWMECLIQEPGTHSFSSKTTGGVSIEATEKSMSNKQIPGVPKLPTAKSLAPPVNSAFESTPPKVSKIIPIFKGKLMQMNGKITSQTDRKKRENAEWHSPIKSVGVSSSMLSVHKSSITQVFKHIQDVPVKTPADSSALQVKNTKTHPKHGTPIFRWKTQSSGQITNSDFSENSASGGNPSEVNHKKANSLLFLKHVGPVLQKSSTSPCLNTHESPASSARRGEKFASQNTTQFFDKQHQSKEVHLQICKLDNEMTNSSLPLQQTKRSNKGAGLNIHESVFKDTVCMAKSEANKAACHSKDCTAETTSHHSKPNFEQMIAGNKYLTCETLTSKPTLPDMESNMEASVKKGCARRRQQKEGGYSKLKRAKRSKTST, translated from the exons ATGAATAGCACCAGGCACCAGTCTCTGTTCTTTGTCAGTCTGCCTGAGCTGCAAAAACTCTGTGCTGCAACAGTAACACTGAGTTCTCAGATACCAGAAAGTGAGGCAAGGAGTACACAGATAAAGACTTGCAG ACAATTATTATTCCTGTATCAAGAAGTCCTTTCTGCACCTGTTATGGGGACACTGAATCAAATTTCGGTTGTGATGGCG ATACCATTTTACGAATCAGGAATATGTCAAGCCTATGTAGAGAGACACAGAGCTACT CTGGAAGCACCGCAAACAGTTACTCCAGCCCTTCTCCAAACCTGTCTTTCCTACACACTTACAGCCAGGCTTGCACCCAGATGGAACAAGGCTGGTCATCTCTTGGTGCAAG GGAAAGACTTTTTGTGTCATTCAGGAAGGCAAAATGCTGTTG ttatAGACCTCAATGTGTCAGAGAGACAGCTTTGCATCAGTGTGGAGCCTTGCTCAATTCGGCTGCCACCCCCCAAG ctTGGAGATTTTGATATTTCATCAAACACCATAAAGCTGTTTGACAGCaatgaaaatacagttattCAGCAACATTCCATATTAAGTAACTGGTGCTATGTTTTGCCAAG CATGAAAATGGGTCAGATCATCAACATCAGCCACATAATTCCTCCAGAATCTCCTTTCCGTTCATATAAGGATTTTCAGATGCACTGGAAGAGTCTG TATGGATATATTCTTCCTGAGGATCTCGAAGAGACAAAAATATACTTGAGTGTTTACTTCAAACCAATAGGGGAAAGGTTCTTTAC GTACCCTTTAAGTTGCATCCGAAGTCAGCCAGTGCAGTATTTCCCCAGAACAGATGCAGAAAGTGTAGTgaactcttttctttctgacatgAAGAGCAATTTTTCACAGCTGTGTGGATTTCCAGTAAAGATGACAAGTAAAGCACTTTATGCTACAAAAGAACTCTCCAGGCCTTCAGTGCAT gaaataaaacctAAGCATACAAAATTGGACGGTGAGATGGTGTGTGTAGTATCTCTAACGCAGGCTCCTCCAAGAAAACCGACTTTGCCTGGAATTCCTTCACCGTGCAGTACGGAAAATAGCCACTGGATGGAGTGTTTGATCCAAGAGCCAGGAACACACAGTTTTTCGAGCAAGACTACAGGAGGCGTTAGCATTGAAGCAACAGAGAAGTCAATGAGCAATAAGCAAATACCTGGCGTGCCAAAGTTACCAACGGCAAAGTCTTTAGCACCACCTGTAAACTCAGCCTTTGAATCCACGCCCCCAAAAGTCAGCAAAATTATACcaattttcaaaggaaagttGATGCAAATGAATGGAAAGATCACAAGTCAAACAGataggaagaaaagggaaaatgctgaATGGCATTCACCAATAAAAAGTGTGGGTGTTTCATCTTCTATGCTCTCTGTGCACAAATCCAGCATAACTCAGGTTTTCAAACACATTCAAGACGTGCCAGTCAAAACTCCTGCTGACAGCAGCGCCCTTCAGGTAAAGAACACAAAGACACACCCAAAACATGGTACACCCATATTCCGATGGAAAACCCAGTCTAGTGGACAAATTACTAactctgatttttctgaaaactctgCTTCAGGTGGGAATCCAAGTGAAGTCAATCACAAAAAGGCAaattctctgctctttcttaAGCATGTTGGGCCAGTGCTTCAGAAGTCCAGCACCAGTCCATGTCTGAATACACATGAATCTCCTGCTTCCAGTGCaagaaggggggaaaagttTGCAAGTCAAAATACTACTCAATTTTTTGACAAACAACACCAGTCAAAGGAAGTGCATTTGCAAATTTGTAAATTAGACAATGAAATGACAAATTCCAGTTTGCCACTGCAACAAACAAAGAGATCAAATAAAGGAGCTGGGTTAAATATTCATGAATCTGTCTTCAAAGATACAGTGTGCATGGCCAAAAGTGAAGCAAACAAAGCAGCATGCCACTCTAAGGACTGTACTGCTGAGACAACCAGTCATCATTCCAAACCTAACTTTGAACAG ATGATTGCAGGGAACAAGTATCTGACATGTGAAACACTGACCTCAAAACCAACTTTGCCAGACATGGAGAGCAACATGGAAGCATCTGTAAAGAAAGGTTGTGCCAGAAGAAGACAA CAGAAAGAAGGAGGTTATTCAAAGTTAAAGAGAGCCAAAAGAAGTAAAACTTCTACTTAA
- the C2H18orf63 gene encoding uncharacterized protein C18orf63 homolog isoform X4 has translation MNSTRHQSLFFVSLPELQKLCAATVTLSSQIPESEARSTQIKTCRQLLFLYQEVLSAPVMGTLNQISVVMALEAPQTVTPALLQTCLSYTLTARLAPRWNKAGHLLVQGKDFLCHSGRQNAVVIDLNVSERQLCISVEPCSIRLPPPKLGDFDISSNTIKLFDSNENTVIQQHSILSNWCYVLPSMKMGQIINISHIIPPESPFRSYKDFQMHWKSLYGYILPEDLEETKIYLSVYFKPIGERFFTYPLSCIRSQPVQYFPRTDAESVVNSFLSDMKSNFSQLCGFPVKMTSKALYATKELSRPSVHEIKPKHTKLDGEMVCVVSLTQAPPRKPTLPGIPSPCSTENSHWMECLIQEPGTHSFSSKTTGGVSIEATEKSMSNKQIPGVPKLPTAKSLAPPVNSAFESTPPKVSKIIPIFKGKLMQMNGKITSQTDRKKRENAEWHSPIKSVGVSSSMLSVHKSSITQVFKHIQDVPVKTPADSSALQVKNTKTHPKHGTPIFRWKTQSSGQITNSDFSENSASGGNPSEVNHKKANSLLFLKHVGPVLQKSSTSPCLNTHESPASSARRGEKFASQNTTQFFDKQHQSKEVHLQICKLDNEMTNSSLPLQQTKRSNKGAGLNIHESVFKDTVCMAKSEANKAACHSKDCTAETTSHHSKPNFEQMIAGNKYLTCETLTSKPTLPDMESNMEASVKKGCARRRQQKEGGYSKLKRAKRSKTST, from the exons ATGAATAGCACCAGGCACCAGTCTCTGTTCTTTGTCAGTCTGCCTGAGCTGCAAAAACTCTGTGCTGCAACAGTAACACTGAGTTCTCAGATACCAGAAAGTGAGGCAAGGAGTACACAGATAAAGACTTGCAG ACAATTATTATTCCTGTATCAAGAAGTCCTTTCTGCACCTGTTATGGGGACACTGAATCAAATTTCGGTTGTGATGGCG CTGGAAGCACCGCAAACAGTTACTCCAGCCCTTCTCCAAACCTGTCTTTCCTACACACTTACAGCCAGGCTTGCACCCAGATGGAACAAGGCTGGTCATCTCTTGGTGCAAG GGAAAGACTTTTTGTGTCATTCAGGAAGGCAAAATGCTGTTG ttatAGACCTCAATGTGTCAGAGAGACAGCTTTGCATCAGTGTGGAGCCTTGCTCAATTCGGCTGCCACCCCCCAAG ctTGGAGATTTTGATATTTCATCAAACACCATAAAGCTGTTTGACAGCaatgaaaatacagttattCAGCAACATTCCATATTAAGTAACTGGTGCTATGTTTTGCCAAG CATGAAAATGGGTCAGATCATCAACATCAGCCACATAATTCCTCCAGAATCTCCTTTCCGTTCATATAAGGATTTTCAGATGCACTGGAAGAGTCTG TATGGATATATTCTTCCTGAGGATCTCGAAGAGACAAAAATATACTTGAGTGTTTACTTCAAACCAATAGGGGAAAGGTTCTTTAC GTACCCTTTAAGTTGCATCCGAAGTCAGCCAGTGCAGTATTTCCCCAGAACAGATGCAGAAAGTGTAGTgaactcttttctttctgacatgAAGAGCAATTTTTCACAGCTGTGTGGATTTCCAGTAAAGATGACAAGTAAAGCACTTTATGCTACAAAAGAACTCTCCAGGCCTTCAGTGCAT gaaataaaacctAAGCATACAAAATTGGACGGTGAGATGGTGTGTGTAGTATCTCTAACGCAGGCTCCTCCAAGAAAACCGACTTTGCCTGGAATTCCTTCACCGTGCAGTACGGAAAATAGCCACTGGATGGAGTGTTTGATCCAAGAGCCAGGAACACACAGTTTTTCGAGCAAGACTACAGGAGGCGTTAGCATTGAAGCAACAGAGAAGTCAATGAGCAATAAGCAAATACCTGGCGTGCCAAAGTTACCAACGGCAAAGTCTTTAGCACCACCTGTAAACTCAGCCTTTGAATCCACGCCCCCAAAAGTCAGCAAAATTATACcaattttcaaaggaaagttGATGCAAATGAATGGAAAGATCACAAGTCAAACAGataggaagaaaagggaaaatgctgaATGGCATTCACCAATAAAAAGTGTGGGTGTTTCATCTTCTATGCTCTCTGTGCACAAATCCAGCATAACTCAGGTTTTCAAACACATTCAAGACGTGCCAGTCAAAACTCCTGCTGACAGCAGCGCCCTTCAGGTAAAGAACACAAAGACACACCCAAAACATGGTACACCCATATTCCGATGGAAAACCCAGTCTAGTGGACAAATTACTAactctgatttttctgaaaactctgCTTCAGGTGGGAATCCAAGTGAAGTCAATCACAAAAAGGCAaattctctgctctttcttaAGCATGTTGGGCCAGTGCTTCAGAAGTCCAGCACCAGTCCATGTCTGAATACACATGAATCTCCTGCTTCCAGTGCaagaaggggggaaaagttTGCAAGTCAAAATACTACTCAATTTTTTGACAAACAACACCAGTCAAAGGAAGTGCATTTGCAAATTTGTAAATTAGACAATGAAATGACAAATTCCAGTTTGCCACTGCAACAAACAAAGAGATCAAATAAAGGAGCTGGGTTAAATATTCATGAATCTGTCTTCAAAGATACAGTGTGCATGGCCAAAAGTGAAGCAAACAAAGCAGCATGCCACTCTAAGGACTGTACTGCTGAGACAACCAGTCATCATTCCAAACCTAACTTTGAACAG ATGATTGCAGGGAACAAGTATCTGACATGTGAAACACTGACCTCAAAACCAACTTTGCCAGACATGGAGAGCAACATGGAAGCATCTGTAAAGAAAGGTTGTGCCAGAAGAAGACAA CAGAAAGAAGGAGGTTATTCAAAGTTAAAGAGAGCCAAAAGAAGTAAAACTTCTACTTAA
- the C2H18orf63 gene encoding uncharacterized protein C18orf63 homolog isoform X6 → MNSTRHQSLFFVSLPELQKLCAATVTLSSQIPESEARSTQIKTCRQLLFLYQEVLSAPVMGTLNQISVVMAIPFYESGICQAYVERHRATLEAPQTVTPALLQTCLSYTLTARLAPRWNKAGHLLVQGKDFLCHSGRQNAVVIDLNVSERQLCISVEPCSIRLPPPKLGDFDISSNTIKLFDSNENTVIQQHSILSNWCYVLPSMKMGQIINISHIIPPESPFRSYKDFQMHWKSLEIKPKHTKLDGEMVCVVSLTQAPPRKPTLPGIPSPCSTENSHWMECLIQEPGTHSFSSKTTGGVSIEATEKSMSNKQIPGVPKLPTAKSLAPPVNSAFESTPPKVSKIIPIFKGKLMQMNGKITSQTDRKKRENAEWHSPIKSVGVSSSMLSVHKSSITQVFKHIQDVPVKTPADSSALQVKNTKTHPKHGTPIFRWKTQSSGQITNSDFSENSASGGNPSEVNHKKANSLLFLKHVGPVLQKSSTSPCLNTHESPASSARRGEKFASQNTTQFFDKQHQSKEVHLQICKLDNEMTNSSLPLQQTKRSNKGAGLNIHESVFKDTVCMAKSEANKAACHSKDCTAETTSHHSKPNFEQMIAGNKYLTCETLTSKPTLPDMESNMEASVKKGCARRRQQKEGGYSKLKRAKRSKTST, encoded by the exons ATGAATAGCACCAGGCACCAGTCTCTGTTCTTTGTCAGTCTGCCTGAGCTGCAAAAACTCTGTGCTGCAACAGTAACACTGAGTTCTCAGATACCAGAAAGTGAGGCAAGGAGTACACAGATAAAGACTTGCAG ACAATTATTATTCCTGTATCAAGAAGTCCTTTCTGCACCTGTTATGGGGACACTGAATCAAATTTCGGTTGTGATGGCG ATACCATTTTACGAATCAGGAATATGTCAAGCCTATGTAGAGAGACACAGAGCTACT CTGGAAGCACCGCAAACAGTTACTCCAGCCCTTCTCCAAACCTGTCTTTCCTACACACTTACAGCCAGGCTTGCACCCAGATGGAACAAGGCTGGTCATCTCTTGGTGCAAG GGAAAGACTTTTTGTGTCATTCAGGAAGGCAAAATGCTGTTG ttatAGACCTCAATGTGTCAGAGAGACAGCTTTGCATCAGTGTGGAGCCTTGCTCAATTCGGCTGCCACCCCCCAAG ctTGGAGATTTTGATATTTCATCAAACACCATAAAGCTGTTTGACAGCaatgaaaatacagttattCAGCAACATTCCATATTAAGTAACTGGTGCTATGTTTTGCCAAG CATGAAAATGGGTCAGATCATCAACATCAGCCACATAATTCCTCCAGAATCTCCTTTCCGTTCATATAAGGATTTTCAGATGCACTGGAAGAGTCTG gaaataaaacctAAGCATACAAAATTGGACGGTGAGATGGTGTGTGTAGTATCTCTAACGCAGGCTCCTCCAAGAAAACCGACTTTGCCTGGAATTCCTTCACCGTGCAGTACGGAAAATAGCCACTGGATGGAGTGTTTGATCCAAGAGCCAGGAACACACAGTTTTTCGAGCAAGACTACAGGAGGCGTTAGCATTGAAGCAACAGAGAAGTCAATGAGCAATAAGCAAATACCTGGCGTGCCAAAGTTACCAACGGCAAAGTCTTTAGCACCACCTGTAAACTCAGCCTTTGAATCCACGCCCCCAAAAGTCAGCAAAATTATACcaattttcaaaggaaagttGATGCAAATGAATGGAAAGATCACAAGTCAAACAGataggaagaaaagggaaaatgctgaATGGCATTCACCAATAAAAAGTGTGGGTGTTTCATCTTCTATGCTCTCTGTGCACAAATCCAGCATAACTCAGGTTTTCAAACACATTCAAGACGTGCCAGTCAAAACTCCTGCTGACAGCAGCGCCCTTCAGGTAAAGAACACAAAGACACACCCAAAACATGGTACACCCATATTCCGATGGAAAACCCAGTCTAGTGGACAAATTACTAactctgatttttctgaaaactctgCTTCAGGTGGGAATCCAAGTGAAGTCAATCACAAAAAGGCAaattctctgctctttcttaAGCATGTTGGGCCAGTGCTTCAGAAGTCCAGCACCAGTCCATGTCTGAATACACATGAATCTCCTGCTTCCAGTGCaagaaggggggaaaagttTGCAAGTCAAAATACTACTCAATTTTTTGACAAACAACACCAGTCAAAGGAAGTGCATTTGCAAATTTGTAAATTAGACAATGAAATGACAAATTCCAGTTTGCCACTGCAACAAACAAAGAGATCAAATAAAGGAGCTGGGTTAAATATTCATGAATCTGTCTTCAAAGATACAGTGTGCATGGCCAAAAGTGAAGCAAACAAAGCAGCATGCCACTCTAAGGACTGTACTGCTGAGACAACCAGTCATCATTCCAAACCTAACTTTGAACAG ATGATTGCAGGGAACAAGTATCTGACATGTGAAACACTGACCTCAAAACCAACTTTGCCAGACATGGAGAGCAACATGGAAGCATCTGTAAAGAAAGGTTGTGCCAGAAGAAGACAA CAGAAAGAAGGAGGTTATTCAAAGTTAAAGAGAGCCAAAAGAAGTAAAACTTCTACTTAA
- the C2H18orf63 gene encoding uncharacterized protein C18orf63 homolog isoform X7, translating into MNSTRHQSLFFVSLPELQKLCAATVTLSSQIPESEARSTQIKTCRQLLFLYQEVLSAPVMGTLNQISVVMAIPFYESGICQAYVERHRATLEAPQTVTPALLQTCLSYTLTARLAPRWNKAGHLLVQVIDLNVSERQLCISVEPCSIRLPPPKLGDFDISSNTIKLFDSNENTVIQQHSILSNWCYVLPSMKMGQIINISHIIPPESPFRSYKDFQMHWKSLEIKPKHTKLDGEMVCVVSLTQAPPRKPTLPGIPSPCSTENSHWMECLIQEPGTHSFSSKTTGGVSIEATEKSMSNKQIPGVPKLPTAKSLAPPVNSAFESTPPKVSKIIPIFKGKLMQMNGKITSQTDRKKRENAEWHSPIKSVGVSSSMLSVHKSSITQVFKHIQDVPVKTPADSSALQVKNTKTHPKHGTPIFRWKTQSSGQITNSDFSENSASGGNPSEVNHKKANSLLFLKHVGPVLQKSSTSPCLNTHESPASSARRGEKFASQNTTQFFDKQHQSKEVHLQICKLDNEMTNSSLPLQQTKRSNKGAGLNIHESVFKDTVCMAKSEANKAACHSKDCTAETTSHHSKPNFEQMIAGNKYLTCETLTSKPTLPDMESNMEASVKKGCARRRQKEGGYSKLKRAKRSKTST; encoded by the exons ATGAATAGCACCAGGCACCAGTCTCTGTTCTTTGTCAGTCTGCCTGAGCTGCAAAAACTCTGTGCTGCAACAGTAACACTGAGTTCTCAGATACCAGAAAGTGAGGCAAGGAGTACACAGATAAAGACTTGCAG ACAATTATTATTCCTGTATCAAGAAGTCCTTTCTGCACCTGTTATGGGGACACTGAATCAAATTTCGGTTGTGATGGCG ATACCATTTTACGAATCAGGAATATGTCAAGCCTATGTAGAGAGACACAGAGCTACT CTGGAAGCACCGCAAACAGTTACTCCAGCCCTTCTCCAAACCTGTCTTTCCTACACACTTACAGCCAGGCTTGCACCCAGATGGAACAAGGCTGGTCATCTCTTGGTGCAAG ttatAGACCTCAATGTGTCAGAGAGACAGCTTTGCATCAGTGTGGAGCCTTGCTCAATTCGGCTGCCACCCCCCAAG ctTGGAGATTTTGATATTTCATCAAACACCATAAAGCTGTTTGACAGCaatgaaaatacagttattCAGCAACATTCCATATTAAGTAACTGGTGCTATGTTTTGCCAAG CATGAAAATGGGTCAGATCATCAACATCAGCCACATAATTCCTCCAGAATCTCCTTTCCGTTCATATAAGGATTTTCAGATGCACTGGAAGAGTCTG gaaataaaacctAAGCATACAAAATTGGACGGTGAGATGGTGTGTGTAGTATCTCTAACGCAGGCTCCTCCAAGAAAACCGACTTTGCCTGGAATTCCTTCACCGTGCAGTACGGAAAATAGCCACTGGATGGAGTGTTTGATCCAAGAGCCAGGAACACACAGTTTTTCGAGCAAGACTACAGGAGGCGTTAGCATTGAAGCAACAGAGAAGTCAATGAGCAATAAGCAAATACCTGGCGTGCCAAAGTTACCAACGGCAAAGTCTTTAGCACCACCTGTAAACTCAGCCTTTGAATCCACGCCCCCAAAAGTCAGCAAAATTATACcaattttcaaaggaaagttGATGCAAATGAATGGAAAGATCACAAGTCAAACAGataggaagaaaagggaaaatgctgaATGGCATTCACCAATAAAAAGTGTGGGTGTTTCATCTTCTATGCTCTCTGTGCACAAATCCAGCATAACTCAGGTTTTCAAACACATTCAAGACGTGCCAGTCAAAACTCCTGCTGACAGCAGCGCCCTTCAGGTAAAGAACACAAAGACACACCCAAAACATGGTACACCCATATTCCGATGGAAAACCCAGTCTAGTGGACAAATTACTAactctgatttttctgaaaactctgCTTCAGGTGGGAATCCAAGTGAAGTCAATCACAAAAAGGCAaattctctgctctttcttaAGCATGTTGGGCCAGTGCTTCAGAAGTCCAGCACCAGTCCATGTCTGAATACACATGAATCTCCTGCTTCCAGTGCaagaaggggggaaaagttTGCAAGTCAAAATACTACTCAATTTTTTGACAAACAACACCAGTCAAAGGAAGTGCATTTGCAAATTTGTAAATTAGACAATGAAATGACAAATTCCAGTTTGCCACTGCAACAAACAAAGAGATCAAATAAAGGAGCTGGGTTAAATATTCATGAATCTGTCTTCAAAGATACAGTGTGCATGGCCAAAAGTGAAGCAAACAAAGCAGCATGCCACTCTAAGGACTGTACTGCTGAGACAACCAGTCATCATTCCAAACCTAACTTTGAACAG ATGATTGCAGGGAACAAGTATCTGACATGTGAAACACTGACCTCAAAACCAACTTTGCCAGACATGGAGAGCAACATGGAAGCATCTGTAAAGAAAGGTTGTGCCAGAAGAAGACAA AAAGAAGGAGGTTATTCAAAGTTAAAGAGAGCCAAAAGAAGTAAAACTTCTACTTAA
- the C2H18orf63 gene encoding uncharacterized protein C18orf63 homolog isoform X3 produces MNSTRHQSLFFVSLPELQKLCAATVTLSSQIPESEARSTQIKTCRQLLFLYQEVLSAPVMGTLNQISVVMAIPFYESGICQAYVERHRATLEAPQTVTPALLQTCLSYTLTARLAPRWNKAGHLLVQVIDLNVSERQLCISVEPCSIRLPPPKLGDFDISSNTIKLFDSNENTVIQQHSILSNWCYVLPSMKMGQIINISHIIPPESPFRSYKDFQMHWKSLYGYILPEDLEETKIYLSVYFKPIGERFFTYPLSCIRSQPVQYFPRTDAESVVNSFLSDMKSNFSQLCGFPVKMTSKALYATKELSRPSVHEIKPKHTKLDGEMVCVVSLTQAPPRKPTLPGIPSPCSTENSHWMECLIQEPGTHSFSSKTTGGVSIEATEKSMSNKQIPGVPKLPTAKSLAPPVNSAFESTPPKVSKIIPIFKGKLMQMNGKITSQTDRKKRENAEWHSPIKSVGVSSSMLSVHKSSITQVFKHIQDVPVKTPADSSALQVKNTKTHPKHGTPIFRWKTQSSGQITNSDFSENSASGGNPSEVNHKKANSLLFLKHVGPVLQKSSTSPCLNTHESPASSARRGEKFASQNTTQFFDKQHQSKEVHLQICKLDNEMTNSSLPLQQTKRSNKGAGLNIHESVFKDTVCMAKSEANKAACHSKDCTAETTSHHSKPNFEQMIAGNKYLTCETLTSKPTLPDMESNMEASVKKGCARRRQQKEGGYSKLKRAKRSKTST; encoded by the exons ATGAATAGCACCAGGCACCAGTCTCTGTTCTTTGTCAGTCTGCCTGAGCTGCAAAAACTCTGTGCTGCAACAGTAACACTGAGTTCTCAGATACCAGAAAGTGAGGCAAGGAGTACACAGATAAAGACTTGCAG ACAATTATTATTCCTGTATCAAGAAGTCCTTTCTGCACCTGTTATGGGGACACTGAATCAAATTTCGGTTGTGATGGCG ATACCATTTTACGAATCAGGAATATGTCAAGCCTATGTAGAGAGACACAGAGCTACT CTGGAAGCACCGCAAACAGTTACTCCAGCCCTTCTCCAAACCTGTCTTTCCTACACACTTACAGCCAGGCTTGCACCCAGATGGAACAAGGCTGGTCATCTCTTGGTGCAAG ttatAGACCTCAATGTGTCAGAGAGACAGCTTTGCATCAGTGTGGAGCCTTGCTCAATTCGGCTGCCACCCCCCAAG ctTGGAGATTTTGATATTTCATCAAACACCATAAAGCTGTTTGACAGCaatgaaaatacagttattCAGCAACATTCCATATTAAGTAACTGGTGCTATGTTTTGCCAAG CATGAAAATGGGTCAGATCATCAACATCAGCCACATAATTCCTCCAGAATCTCCTTTCCGTTCATATAAGGATTTTCAGATGCACTGGAAGAGTCTG TATGGATATATTCTTCCTGAGGATCTCGAAGAGACAAAAATATACTTGAGTGTTTACTTCAAACCAATAGGGGAAAGGTTCTTTAC GTACCCTTTAAGTTGCATCCGAAGTCAGCCAGTGCAGTATTTCCCCAGAACAGATGCAGAAAGTGTAGTgaactcttttctttctgacatgAAGAGCAATTTTTCACAGCTGTGTGGATTTCCAGTAAAGATGACAAGTAAAGCACTTTATGCTACAAAAGAACTCTCCAGGCCTTCAGTGCAT gaaataaaacctAAGCATACAAAATTGGACGGTGAGATGGTGTGTGTAGTATCTCTAACGCAGGCTCCTCCAAGAAAACCGACTTTGCCTGGAATTCCTTCACCGTGCAGTACGGAAAATAGCCACTGGATGGAGTGTTTGATCCAAGAGCCAGGAACACACAGTTTTTCGAGCAAGACTACAGGAGGCGTTAGCATTGAAGCAACAGAGAAGTCAATGAGCAATAAGCAAATACCTGGCGTGCCAAAGTTACCAACGGCAAAGTCTTTAGCACCACCTGTAAACTCAGCCTTTGAATCCACGCCCCCAAAAGTCAGCAAAATTATACcaattttcaaaggaaagttGATGCAAATGAATGGAAAGATCACAAGTCAAACAGataggaagaaaagggaaaatgctgaATGGCATTCACCAATAAAAAGTGTGGGTGTTTCATCTTCTATGCTCTCTGTGCACAAATCCAGCATAACTCAGGTTTTCAAACACATTCAAGACGTGCCAGTCAAAACTCCTGCTGACAGCAGCGCCCTTCAGGTAAAGAACACAAAGACACACCCAAAACATGGTACACCCATATTCCGATGGAAAACCCAGTCTAGTGGACAAATTACTAactctgatttttctgaaaactctgCTTCAGGTGGGAATCCAAGTGAAGTCAATCACAAAAAGGCAaattctctgctctttcttaAGCATGTTGGGCCAGTGCTTCAGAAGTCCAGCACCAGTCCATGTCTGAATACACATGAATCTCCTGCTTCCAGTGCaagaaggggggaaaagttTGCAAGTCAAAATACTACTCAATTTTTTGACAAACAACACCAGTCAAAGGAAGTGCATTTGCAAATTTGTAAATTAGACAATGAAATGACAAATTCCAGTTTGCCACTGCAACAAACAAAGAGATCAAATAAAGGAGCTGGGTTAAATATTCATGAATCTGTCTTCAAAGATACAGTGTGCATGGCCAAAAGTGAAGCAAACAAAGCAGCATGCCACTCTAAGGACTGTACTGCTGAGACAACCAGTCATCATTCCAAACCTAACTTTGAACAG ATGATTGCAGGGAACAAGTATCTGACATGTGAAACACTGACCTCAAAACCAACTTTGCCAGACATGGAGAGCAACATGGAAGCATCTGTAAAGAAAGGTTGTGCCAGAAGAAGACAA CAGAAAGAAGGAGGTTATTCAAAGTTAAAGAGAGCCAAAAGAAGTAAAACTTCTACTTAA